One Pygocentrus nattereri isolate fPygNat1 chromosome 23, fPygNat1.pri, whole genome shotgun sequence genomic window carries:
- the LOC108415751 gene encoding macrophage-capping protein-like — protein sequence MQSLRAVSGQFSPAVRSVGVFGWRVEKLKAVPLDSSQLGVFYTGDAYLILNNQPHAVHLHMWMGEKSSADEQCACAMLATQLDHFLGGEPVQHRETQSHESAEFMELFPKGVSYKEGGVESGFRKNQADSGPVRRLFQVKGKKNIRVKEVELNWTSFNQGDCFILDLGPVIVSWSGSKANLFEKQKVQEISALIRDSERNGKAQIKHLSEGEESQEMIEVLGPIPALQEDSTEEDYEADKTNSASLYRVSDVTGCMTLSLLCDKAPFDQTLLDRSDCFILDNGSNGKIFIWKGSGANMEEKRAALKVADEFIQRMKYSRKTQVEILPQGRESILFKQFFRSWS from the exons ATGCAGTCTCTGCGtgcagtgagtggtcagttcaGTCCAGCGGTGCGATCAGTGGGGGTGTTCGGGTGGAGGGTGGAGAAGCTGAAAGCTGTTCCGTTGGACTCGAGCCAGCTGGGAGTTTTTTACACCGGGGACGCTTACCTGATCCTCAACAACCAGCCGCACGCAGTGCACCTGCACATGTGGATGG GTGAGAAATCTTCGGCTGACGAGCAGTGTGCATGTGCAATGCTGGCCACTCAGCTGGACCACTTCCTCGGGGGGGAACCGGTCCAACACCGAGAGACCCAGAGCCACGAGAGCGCTGAGTTCATGGAGCTGTTCCCTAAAGGAGTCAGCTACAAG gagGGTGGGGTGGAGTCTGGTTTTCGTAAGAATCAGGCAGATTCTGGTCCTGTTAGGCGTCTTTTtcaagtcaaaggaaaaaagaacatcCGAGTGAAGGAAGTGGAGCTGAACTGGACGAGCTTCAACCAAGGAGACTGTTTTATTCTGGACCTGGGAccg gtcATTGTCTCCTGGAGTGGCTCTAAAGCGAATCTGTTTGAGAAGCAAAAAGTTCAAGAGATTTCGGCTCTGATTCGCGACTCGGAACGAAATGGTAAAGCTCagattaaacacctcagtgaaGGAGAAGAATCACAGGAAATGATAGAg GTGCTCGGTCCAATTCCAGCTCTACAAGAAGATTCTACTGAAGAAGATTATGAGGCAGACAAAACCAACTCTGCTTCTCTGTACAGg GTTTCTGATGTTACAGGCTGTATGACTCTAAGCCTGCTGTGTGATAAAGCTCCATTTGACCAGACACTGCTGGACAGAAGCGACTGCTTTATATTGGACAATGGATCTAATGGCAAGATTTTCATATGGAAAG GCAGTGGAGCCAATATGGAGGAGAAGAGGGCGGCGCTGAAGGTGGCTGACGAATTTATCCAGCGGATGAAGTACAGCAGGAAGACTCAG gtggaGATTCTTCCTCAGGGTCGTGAGTCCATCCTTTTCAAGCAGTTCTTCAGAAGCTGGAGTTAA